AGGGTTAGCAGCTGCAATACAGGCTACAAATGATCCACTGGCATCAGTAGGCTATGGGATTGCTTATCCGTTCGGTGTATTAGCTGTCGTCTTTTTCGTCCAATTATTACCGAAATTTATTACACTAGACTTGAAAACGGAGATGAACCGAAAAAGAGGTCCTGTGAGGCATAAAGAGTCTCCAGAAGCTATGACGATCGAAGTGACTAACACGGAGATGAACAAAAAAACATTAAAAGAGCTACATTTATCTTCAGATAGTTCAGTCGTTATTAGTCGTGTGATTAGAGGGAGTCGTAACATTATAAGTTTGAGTGATACGGTTATTCTTCTAGGTGATAAGCTCGTAGCGGTAGGCATTCCTCGCGACTTAGAAGAGCTAGTGAAGCTCGTTGGCAGACAAGTACAGACAGACGTTGAAAATAAAGATAACGTTAATTTGCGAAAAATCACAGTCGATTCAGAAGAGATGATCGGAAAAAGTATTGCAGAGCTTCGTCTCCGAAGTAATTATGGTGTGACGGTAACGCGGATGGAACGAGGGGGCTTTGAATTTAATCAGAAGCCGAGCTGGCGACTAGAACGAGGCGATGTGCTAACAGTGGTCAGTAGTGAAGACCGGTTAAACGAGGTGGATCGTTTATTTGCAAGAAAACAATTAACAGTAACAAACGTGCACATTTTTTCGTTAAGTTTAATTTTGTTAGTCGGAATATTCGTGGGTATGATCCCTATCCATCTTCCAGGGCTTGGAGTCATGACGTTAGGGGTTGCGGGGGGACCATTATTCGTTGCTTTAATTATCGGCCATTTTGGTAAACTTGGTCCCATTCGAGCTCGTTTCTTACAGCCGTCCAATCAAGTTATCAGGGATATCGGCCTTGTCTTGTTTTTAGCAGGTGCTGGTACGACAGCCGGAGAAGGATTAGTAGATGTCGTGATGACAGAAGGAATAAGACTTGTTTTTGGAGGTTCTTTAATTACCTTTTTCCCTATTGTCGGTGGCTTTTTAGTAGCAAAAAAACTCTTTCATTTGAGTATTCTCCATTCATTAGGTGCTCTTTGTGGCGGGATGACAAGCACACCTGGTTTAGGAGCTGTTAACCAGCTAACGGATGAAGATGAACCAGCCATCGCTTATGCAGCGGCTTATCCTTTTGCCTTAATCTTCGTGGCAATAGCTGCTCAATTACTTGTGTTTGTTCTGTGACTATATTTAATATAGATATGAAAGAGAAGTGAGTCAGCTTAACGTAGATTTGAAGCGTTAAGCTGACTTTCTTCGGTTAAAAAGGGAGGTATCTGCGACGTATAAATAATGTATAACCTATGCATAATACAACCATCTTATGATAAAACGAACCTTCAATCAGTGGGAGTTTTCGTTCTTCTCCCACTGATAAGGAACACAAGCTAACGTCTTCGCGTCCTGCGAAAACGCTTGTGTGACCAACATCCTGTTGGCCCGAGTTAATCAGGACATTAGAATCCGCTATCTCCCGCCTAAATAGCTTTAGCTCTGCTCTCTATTTTGAGAAGGGAGGTTTACGGACGCTTATCTGTGATAAAGGAGGGTGAGAAATGGTTTATGTTTTACTCTTACTAGGATTTATCTTATTAATTAAAGGCGCGGACTGGTTTGTAACAGGAGCATCCGATCTAGCTGCCTTTTTCAATGTCTCACCCATGCTTGTAGGATTAACGATCGTGGCATTTGGAACAGGAGCGCCAGAGGCAACCGTAAGCATAATTGCCGCACTTGAAGGAAATCCAGGTGTCACTATCGGGAATGTTATCGGTAGTAACATTATTAATATCGCAGGTGTCGTCGGTATTACTGCTATCATTTTCCCTCTTAAAGCAGAAAGTCAGACAGTTAGAAAAGAAATTCCATTTACTGTCCTATCAAGTGTGGCTATATTAGCGTTAGTAGGAGATACAGGTGTCGATCATGAAGTATCGAATATGCTATCTCGCGGAGACGGTATCGTCTTACTCCTTTTCTTTGCTATCTTTATGTATTATGTGTTTGAACTGGCTATGAACAATCGCGATAATCAGACACCCGTTACCGAAAAAGAAACACAGACAACTCCCAATTGGAAAAAAAGCACGGGTTATACTGTGCTCGGACTTGGGGCAGTCATCCTTGGAGGTTATTGGGTTGTGGAGTCAAGTACAGACATTGCCCTCTACTTCGGAATGAGCGAAACGCTTGTAGGTCTGACAGTTGTGTCGATCGGGTCTTCGCTACCTGAGTTTGTCACCTCAATCACAGCTGCATTGAAGAAATATAGTGATCTCGCTTTAGGCAACATTGTCGGGAGCTGTATATTTAACAACCTCTTTGTCCTTGGAGCGGCTTCTATCATTTATCCGTTGAACATTGAAGATAAAATCTTTTTAGATGTTTCTTTCATGATTCTGTTGTCAATGGTACTTCTCGTCTTCTCCAGAACGAAATGGGTCATTAGTAAACTTGAGGGGCTTATTCTCATGATAAGTTACATTATTTATCTTATTTATATTATTTACCGAAACTAATGATTCCTCATCCTGTAACTCCAAACTGTTTATTCAAGGATCGCATGTGTAACTACATAATCCAACTAAGTTAATAAATGGTGATTTTCAGAAGTCATATATAACGAACCTTCAATCAGTGGGAGTTTTCGCTCTTTTCCCACTGATAAGGAACACAAGCTAACGTCTTCGCGTCCTGCGAAAACGCTTGTGTGACCAACATCCTGTTGGCCCGAGTCAATCAGGACATTAGCGACCGTTATCTCCCGCCAAAATAGAGTTATCTCACCTCTATGTATGAGCCGGGAGTTTTACGGACGCTTATCTGTGATAAAGGCTAGAGTCTTTTATCCAAATCTAGGGTAGGTCATATAGTGAGAAAATTCGGAAACAATGATAAACTATAACCATTATTGACGTTTTTGCTAGTCGAGATGTTAGACTCGTAGTTAGATATTATATTACAAAGAGTAAAGAAAAAGACTGCTTTAATTGAGGAGTGATGATAATGGATCTAGGTTTACAAGGGAAAAATGTCCTTGTTCTCGCATCAAGTAAAGGACTTGGGAAAGCCGTTGCTAAAGCTTATGCAGATTCAGGTGCCAACGTCATGATCACGAGTCGGGATGTCACAAACGCAAAAGCAGCTGCTGAGGAACTAGCTACCACTGCCGAAGGGAAAATTGATTATCTCCCATGTGATGTGACGATGAAAGAAGACGTAAAAAGGTTAGTGGAAGAAACAGCAGCACGTCTAGGAGGAATTGATGTCCTCGTAAATAATGCAGGTGGTCCACCTCCAGGAACATTTGAAAGTGTCACTGAGGAAGAATGGGCGAAGGGATACGACTTAACGTTAATGAGTACTGTTAGAGCGATTAAACATGCCTTACCTTACCTAAAGCAATCCAAAGGGAAAATTATCACGATTACGTCAGCCTCTATGAAAGAGCCAATTGACGGTTTATTGTTATCAAATGTGTATCGAATGGGTATCGTTGGATTATCTAAGACGTTAGCAAAGGAGTTTGCGCCGTACGGAGTGCTGATTAATACTGTCGGTCCAGGGAGAATTAGCACTGATCGACTACGAACGTTAGATGAAGCACGAGCTGAAAAAACAGGGGAATCTGTGGAGAAAGTAAAAGAAACGATAGAAGCGTCTATACCATTAGGGCGTTACGGAGAACCAGAAGAATTTGCTAAGACCATTTTATTTTTAGGGTCAGACCTCAACACATATGTCACCGGACAAATGTTTGTAGTAGACGGTGGCATGACAAGCGCTTATTAATCACGAACCTTGAATCAGTGGGAGTTATCATCCCTCTCCCACTGATAAGGAACACAAGCTAACGTCTTCGCGTCCTGCGAAAACGCTTGTGTGACCAACATCCTGTTGGCCCGAGTCAATCAGGACATTAGCGACCGTTATCTCCCGTCAAAATAGAGTTATCTCTCCTCTATGTATGAGCCGGGAGTTTTACGGACGCTTATCTGTTGAGTCGCTTAAACTCTTAATGTCTATCAAAAATAGTTAGGCCGGCCAATGTCGTTAATAAATATAGACCCTTGCTTCATAAGGCTTTAGCTTAAAGGAAGTGAGTCCGCTGTGGGGCGTAACAGCGTAATTGGCAAGAACAAGTCTCTCACTTGTTAATGTTAAATTATTATCCTCACTTCGCCATTCAGCTTCGGAAGGGGATAAATTAGATATGACAACCGCTGTTTTGTCGTCTAATTGCCGTTTATAGGCAATGATTTGTTTATCGTCTTCCAGTAGTAAATCATAGCTTCCATAAGGAAATAAGGCATAGTTCTTTTTAAGCTGAATTAATTTTTTATAAAAATGTAAGATTGATTGCTCGTCTTCTAATTGATTTGCCACATTTACTTTCTTAAAATTAGGATTCACTTTTAGCCAAGGTGTCCCCTCAGTAAAGCCAGCGTTCGTATCAGTAGACCATTGCATCGGTGTGCGACTGTTATCGCGGGACGTTTTAGCAAGATGGTTTAACACGTTTTCTGCTGGTATACCGTCAATAGTAGTTTGCTCTCTGTATAAATTTTTTGCTGCTACGTCATCATAATCCTCAATATCAGTGAAATAACCATTTGTCATCCCAATTTCTTGACCTTGATAAATATATGGGGTCCCTTTCATGAGAAAGTACATGGCAGCTAATGATGTAGCACTTTCACGCCAATAATCGGTATCGTTTCCCCACGTAGACACAACTCGAGCTTTATCATGATTTTCAATAAACAGAGCATTCCAGCCATCATGTTCAAGCGCCTTTTGCCACCTTGTAAGCGCCTTTTTGACCGCTACCACATCTAACCCTTTTTTGCCTTCTTGGTCCCATAAATCTAAATGCTCAAACTGAAAAACCATGTCCATGACGCCGTCATCACCAGCCCATTGCGGTGCTTCCTCTACTGTGACACCATTTGCTTCTCCCACTGTCATCGCGTTGGGATATTGCCCGTAAGTTTTATCCCTAAACTCTTGCAAAAACGCCATGATTCCTTCTTGATTCATATGCATATCAAAGGACGGAATATATTTTTTATTCCCTTCACTAGGCATATCAGGAAGCCCGGGCTGTTTTTTAATGTGACTGATAGCATCGATTCTAAATCCATCTATTCCCTTTTCAAGCCACCAATTGACCATATCATAAAGTGTTTCCCTTACTTGTGGGTTTTCCCAATTTAAATCAGGCTGCCTCCGTGAAAACACATGTAAAAAATAGTCATTCGTTTGCTCATTGAATTCCCAGGCAGATCCGCCAAAAATACTTTCCCAATTGTTAGGTTCTTTGCCATCTCGTCCATCTCGCCAAATATACCAGTCTCGTTTGGCATTCTCTTTCGATTGGCGAGACTCAATAAACCATGGGTGCTCATCACTCGTATGATTGAGCACGAGATCAATAATAAGTCGCATACCACGAGAGTGAACTTCGTTAAGCAGTGTGTCGAAATCAGCCATCGTGCCAAAATCTTCTAATATTTCTTGGTAATCCGAAATATCATAGCCGTTATCATCTAACGGGGATTTATACATTGGGCTGAGCCAAATAAAATCGATTCCTAAATCTTTCAAATAATCAAGTCGTTGAACGATCCCTTGTAAATCACCGAAACCGTCACCATTACTATCTTGAAAACTGCGTGGGTAGACTTGATAGCCTACACCTTCCTTCCACCAAACTTTCCCCATACAAATCACCTCATTAAATTAACTGCATTTTTTGCGCAAACGTTTTCATTCGTGCTGATATAATCATAGCTGATTTAACGAGGAAATACAATTGTGAATTTAATAAACTTATAGTTAATGATGATTTATTACAGATAAGGTGAAACTCCCAGCTAAAGATAGAGAGGCGAGCTAACGGATGCTACTGTCCTAATTGAAGGTTCATTATATAGAGAAAATAGGTATGATAGATTAGGACATCCGTTTGCATTGTAAAAGAAGTGTGTTGACGAACACCTTTTCTATTTCTCTCTTTTAGTGGACATATTATGGTCGAAAGAGTCATTATAAGAGAGAAGGCTTTTAAAAGGAGGAATCATGCCATGGGAACAAACGAACAAAGAGGTTTGACATTCGTTTATACAGGTGATGGTAAAGGGAAAACAACGTCAGCTATCGGGTTAGCGGTAAGAGCAGTGGGGCATAACCTGTCTGTTAAAATATTTCAGTTTATTAAATCACCAGAGCGAACGTATGGTGAGCAACACGTGTTAAAAAAAATAGGAGTAGATATGGTACAGCTTGGACAGGGCTTTACATGGACGAAAACACCTGAGGAGCATAGGGAAGCTTTGAAAATAGGCTGGCCCATTGCAAAAGAGGCGATTATGCAAGGGAATTATGATCTCGTTATTTTAGATGAAATCAATAACGCTCTAGCGATTGAGACGTTTCCAATTGATGACGTGTTACCGCTAGAAGATGTTCTTCAAGTCATTAAGACAAAGCCAAAACACGTTCACCTTGTTCTCACTGGGAGGTCTGCACATCCATCTATTAAAGAGGTGGCTGATCTTGTCTCAGTCATAGAGCCAGAAAAGCATTATTATGATGAAGGTATTCCGGCAATAAAAGGGATTGAATTTTAATTAAAAGTCTGATGCTTTGTCTATGCTAAGAGGAATTAGAAAGGAGGGAGTGGCCTTCATGAGTGACAGACGGCTTGTTATTGCAGGCGCATCCAGTGGTGTTGGGAAGACAACGGTGACAATCGGACTGATGGCTGCTTTAAGGGAGAAAGGGTTTAAGGTTCAAGGCTTTAAATGTGGGCCAGATTATATAGATCCAGCGTATCATACAGCTGTAACAGGAAGAACCTCTCGTAATCTTGATAGTTGGATGCTCCATGAATCTGTGCTAAATCACGTCTTGCAAACAGGTGCAGATGGAGCAGATATATCTCTAATAGAAGGTGTGATGGGTCTTTATGATGGCAAAGATCCCTTGTCAGACAACGGGAGTACTGCTCATATAAGCATTATGACACGAGCACCTGTTGTGTTAGTGGTTGATTGTTCAGCGCTAGCAAGAAGTGCCGCTGCCATCGTTAGGGGCTTTCAGGAGTTTAATCGCTCTGTTAACATCGTTGGGGTTATTGCTAACCGTGTCGGTGGTAAAGGGCATTACGAGCTTGTAAAGGCTGCTGTTGAGCAAATGTGTGAGATCCCTGTTATTGGCTATGTCCCACAAGGGAAGGATCTTCATCTACCTGAGCGTCATCTTGGTCTACTCCCGGCGCTAGAAAGAGGCCAATTAGATGAGTTTTTAGCTGAGTTAGGTGAGGGCATAGGTGAAACAGTCGATTTAACTCAGCTTTACGAGCTTGCAAAGTCACCTCCTATAATAAAAATGCCCGCCTCCACATGGCTACCATGGTCACCCACATCTAAGGTGAAATTGGCGGTAGCCAAAGACAAAGCCTTTAACTTTTATTACATTGAAAACTTAGAGTTATTAGAGCGGGCTGGAGCAGAACTGGTTTTCTTTTCACCCTTAGCAGGTGAGGTTCTGCCAACTGGTGTACAGGGTCTTTATCTTGGCGGTGGCTTTCCGGAAGAATTCGCTGAGGAGTTGGCAGCATTATCCGATGTGAACCAATCAATTTACGAAGCAATAGAGAGTGGGATGCCGACGCTAGCAGAGTGCGGGGGTTTTATGTATTTGTGTGATTACCTTGTGACAACAGATGGACAGCGTTATCCAATGGTTGGTGTTATTAAAGGAAAAGTGACTATGTCACAAACGCTTCAAGCGATCGGTTATCGACAGGTAAAAGCACTTTCAGGGAATTTTTTACTTTCTGAAGATGAGACATTAAGAGGACATGAATTTCATTATTCATCTTTTCAAGCTGATCACGAACAACTACCAGCGTTTTCAGTGAAAAGCTCATATGGGGGAGCTGATGAAGGTATTGTTAGGAAAAATCTTATCGCTGGATATACGCATTTGCATTTTGGTTCATGCCCTAAAGCAGCGGAACATTTTGTGAAGCAATGCGAGGAGTGGAAAGTGCATGACTAACTGTTTACCAATTATGGTGCAAGGGACACATTCTGATGCAGGAAAAAGTTTATTAGTAACAGCTTTATGCCGAATTTTTTCTAATAAAGGGTTACGGACCGCACCTTTTAAATCACAAAACATGGCCCTGAACTCTTACATAACGATAGATGGTAAAGAGATTGGCAGAGCCCAAGGTGTTCAGGCGGAGGCGGCTCGAATCGAGGCTACAACGTATATGAACCCGATTTTAATAAAACCAGAAGGGGAGAATCGCTCGCAAATCGTCGTTCATGGCAAGCCACTGCGAACGATGCAAGCCGGAGAATACAGAGAAGACTTTTATGAATATGGAAAGCAACTTATACAAGAAAGCTTTTCTAAGCTGGCCACAGACTATGAACGAGTTGTAATTGAAGGGGCAGGAAGTCCGGCCGAGATTAACTTAAATGAGCGAGAACTGGTTAATATGAGTGTAGCTGCTATGGCAAAAGCTCCAGTTATTCTTGTAGGGGATATAGACAAAGGCGGTGTGTTTGCCAGTTTAGTAGGAACCCTGCAATTGTTAGACCCTGAGGATAGACAACGGATTATTGGTGTTGTGATTAATAAATTTCGTGGTGACCTAGCACTTCTTCAGCCTGGGCTTGACTGGTTTGAAGATTATACATCACTTCCTGTACTCGGTGTGGTCCCGTTTATTGATGATTTAACGATTGATGCGGAAGATTCACTTTCATTAGTCGGCTACCATACAGGACAAAATGCAACGAAAGCGTTGGATATAGCCGTCCTTCATTACCCGCGAATCGCTAATTTTACTGATATTGATCCCCTCGTTTTAGAACACGATTGCCATGTTCGCTTCGTCAAAAAACGGAGTGAGTTAGGAACGCCGGATATGATTGTATTGCCAGGCAGCAAAAATACGTTGGAAGACCTGCGGTATATGCATAACAACGGGTTAATAGAAGCGCTTATAGAGCTTGTAGAGAAAGACGGTACCCCAGTAATTGGGATATGCGGCGGCTACCAAATGCTAGGAGCATCAATTACTGACCCAGTGGGTATCGAATCGGTGCATCGTCACATGAAAGGATTAAACCTCATTAAACAAATGACCACAACATTAACAGCTCACAAACGGACGGTGTTAGTGTCTGGACACGTTCAATTTGATGGTCAAACTTTGCTGGTAGATGGGTATGAAATCCATATGGGGCGCACTGAAAGGGAGACTCAAGGTCGTGGACACCATTTTATCCAATTATCTGATGGTGAGCAAGATGGCTTTATTAGTGAGGATGAAAGCATTATGGGCACATATTTACACGGTATTTTTGCAAATGACCAATTCAGGCATACTTTATTAAATAAGTTATGTGAGAAGAAGGGAATGGCGGTTTCATACGACCGCTGTTTATATCAATCTGTGAGAGAAAAGTCATTGACTACATTAGCGGACGTGGTGGAGAGCCATCTTAATATGGCGTTAATTGAACAGAAGATGGACGCATTTTCAAAGCGATGATGAAATTAACATTTAACTTCTAAATCCATTTCATAATGATGTTTTTAAAGCAATAACACGAATAATAGGCACTAGATTTCATCTAATGTCTCCCACTGATTGTTAGTTGAGTGAATCAGGCCATTAGTGTCCGTTATCTTCTGCCTGAATAGATTTAGACCCCTCCGTTACAAACGGGTGCTTTCAAAGGACTCGCATGTGAATCATAAAATTGGTTCAACGGGTAAAATAATCATAGAGGAGTAGGATGATAACATGAAAGAGACGATAAATCGAATAACACCAGTAGATAAAAAAGTCGGTAAAGAGGTCCAACACCATTTAGATAATTTGACGAAGCCAGTTGGAAGCTTAGGGAAGCTAGAACAACTAGCCGTTCAATTAGGTGAAATCACGGGCTCCACATATCCTATTGTATCACCGCCGGCATCACTCGTATTTGCGGCAGATCACGGTATAGCAGCTGAAGGAGTCTCGGCTTATCCGTCTGAAGTAACGGCTCAAATGGTTTATAACTTTCTTAATGGGGGAGCAGCCATTAATGTGTTAGCGAAAAAGAGTGGTGCTAGTTTTACTCTTGTGGATATAGGTGTGAATGCGGATCTTGTAGGGACAGGCTTTATTAATCAAAAAATCCGTTACGGGACGGGCAATTTCTTAAAGGAAGAAGCGATGTCGCGAGAGGAAGCGACAGCTGCTATTAAAGTAGGGATTAACGTCGCAGAACAAGTAGTAGAAAAAGGGGCCCGCTCTCTTATATTAGGGGAGATGGGGATTGGTAATACAACTGCAAGCAGTGCCCTATTAGCTTGCATAACGGATAAAGAGGTGAGTGAGATTGTTGGCAGAGGGACAGGGGTCAGTGATGACATACTGCGTCATAAAGAGGCAGTCATTAAACAAGCACTCCTGTTGCATAAGCCTAATCGGCATGACGCCATTGATATATTGACGAAAGTAGGCGGATTAGAAATTGCTGGCATGGCTGGTGCGATGCTAGGTGGTTCTGCTCATCGTGTCCCCATCCTTGTAGATGGATTTATTTCAACTGTCGCTGCAAATGTAGCAGTGATGCTCGCTCCAAACGTGAAGGATTACCTTGTTTTTGGTCACCTATCACAGGAACAGGGACATC
The genomic region above belongs to Bacillus sp. A301a_S52 and contains:
- a CDS encoding YidE/YbjL duplication; this translates as MNILVELLNEPLVLLFVILFLGSFLGQVKIRGLSLGASGVLLVAMVFGHFGYQVSPVVQNLGLSLFIVAVGLQAGPRFFRMMKTSGLIFGIIGLIVVLIAVFTTIIVSKLFGLSPALSIGLMTGALTSTPGLAAAIQATNDPLASVGYGIAYPFGVLAVVFFVQLLPKFITLDLKTEMNRKRGPVRHKESPEAMTIEVTNTEMNKKTLKELHLSSDSSVVISRVIRGSRNIISLSDTVILLGDKLVAVGIPRDLEELVKLVGRQVQTDVENKDNVNLRKITVDSEEMIGKSIAELRLRSNYGVTVTRMERGGFEFNQKPSWRLERGDVLTVVSSEDRLNEVDRLFARKQLTVTNVHIFSLSLILLVGIFVGMIPIHLPGLGVMTLGVAGGPLFVALIIGHFGKLGPIRARFLQPSNQVIRDIGLVLFLAGAGTTAGEGLVDVVMTEGIRLVFGGSLITFFPIVGGFLVAKKLFHLSILHSLGALCGGMTSTPGLGAVNQLTDEDEPAIAYAAAYPFALIFVAIAAQLLVFVL
- a CDS encoding calcium/sodium antiporter; amino-acid sequence: MVYVLLLLGFILLIKGADWFVTGASDLAAFFNVSPMLVGLTIVAFGTGAPEATVSIIAALEGNPGVTIGNVIGSNIINIAGVVGITAIIFPLKAESQTVRKEIPFTVLSSVAILALVGDTGVDHEVSNMLSRGDGIVLLLFFAIFMYYVFELAMNNRDNQTPVTEKETQTTPNWKKSTGYTVLGLGAVILGGYWVVESSTDIALYFGMSETLVGLTVVSIGSSLPEFVTSITAALKKYSDLALGNIVGSCIFNNLFVLGAASIIYPLNIEDKIFLDVSFMILLSMVLLVFSRTKWVISKLEGLILMISYIIYLIYIIYRN
- a CDS encoding SDR family oxidoreductase, whose product is MDLGLQGKNVLVLASSKGLGKAVAKAYADSGANVMITSRDVTNAKAAAEELATTAEGKIDYLPCDVTMKEDVKRLVEETAARLGGIDVLVNNAGGPPPGTFESVTEEEWAKGYDLTLMSTVRAIKHALPYLKQSKGKIITITSASMKEPIDGLLLSNVYRMGIVGLSKTLAKEFAPYGVLINTVGPGRISTDRLRTLDEARAEKTGESVEKVKETIEASIPLGRYGEPEEFAKTILFLGSDLNTYVTGQMFVVDGGMTSAY
- a CDS encoding alpha-glucosidase, yielding MGKVWWKEGVGYQVYPRSFQDSNGDGFGDLQGIVQRLDYLKDLGIDFIWLSPMYKSPLDDNGYDISDYQEILEDFGTMADFDTLLNEVHSRGMRLIIDLVLNHTSDEHPWFIESRQSKENAKRDWYIWRDGRDGKEPNNWESIFGGSAWEFNEQTNDYFLHVFSRRQPDLNWENPQVRETLYDMVNWWLEKGIDGFRIDAISHIKKQPGLPDMPSEGNKKYIPSFDMHMNQEGIMAFLQEFRDKTYGQYPNAMTVGEANGVTVEEAPQWAGDDGVMDMVFQFEHLDLWDQEGKKGLDVVAVKKALTRWQKALEHDGWNALFIENHDKARVVSTWGNDTDYWRESATSLAAMYFLMKGTPYIYQGQEIGMTNGYFTDIEDYDDVAAKNLYREQTTIDGIPAENVLNHLAKTSRDNSRTPMQWSTDTNAGFTEGTPWLKVNPNFKKVNVANQLEDEQSILHFYKKLIQLKKNYALFPYGSYDLLLEDDKQIIAYKRQLDDKTAVVISNLSPSEAEWRSEDNNLTLTSERLVLANYAVTPHSGLTSFKLKPYEARVYIY
- a CDS encoding cob(I)yrinic acid a,c-diamide adenosyltransferase → MGTNEQRGLTFVYTGDGKGKTTSAIGLAVRAVGHNLSVKIFQFIKSPERTYGEQHVLKKIGVDMVQLGQGFTWTKTPEEHREALKIGWPIAKEAIMQGNYDLVILDEINNALAIETFPIDDVLPLEDVLQVIKTKPKHVHLVLTGRSAHPSIKEVADLVSVIEPEKHYYDEGIPAIKGIEF
- a CDS encoding cobyrinate a,c-diamide synthase, whose product is MSDRRLVIAGASSGVGKTTVTIGLMAALREKGFKVQGFKCGPDYIDPAYHTAVTGRTSRNLDSWMLHESVLNHVLQTGADGADISLIEGVMGLYDGKDPLSDNGSTAHISIMTRAPVVLVVDCSALARSAAAIVRGFQEFNRSVNIVGVIANRVGGKGHYELVKAAVEQMCEIPVIGYVPQGKDLHLPERHLGLLPALERGQLDEFLAELGEGIGETVDLTQLYELAKSPPIIKMPASTWLPWSPTSKVKLAVAKDKAFNFYYIENLELLERAGAELVFFSPLAGEVLPTGVQGLYLGGGFPEEFAEELAALSDVNQSIYEAIESGMPTLAECGGFMYLCDYLVTTDGQRYPMVGVIKGKVTMSQTLQAIGYRQVKALSGNFLLSEDETLRGHEFHYSSFQADHEQLPAFSVKSSYGGADEGIVRKNLIAGYTHLHFGSCPKAAEHFVKQCEEWKVHD
- a CDS encoding cobyric acid synthase: MTNCLPIMVQGTHSDAGKSLLVTALCRIFSNKGLRTAPFKSQNMALNSYITIDGKEIGRAQGVQAEAARIEATTYMNPILIKPEGENRSQIVVHGKPLRTMQAGEYREDFYEYGKQLIQESFSKLATDYERVVIEGAGSPAEINLNERELVNMSVAAMAKAPVILVGDIDKGGVFASLVGTLQLLDPEDRQRIIGVVINKFRGDLALLQPGLDWFEDYTSLPVLGVVPFIDDLTIDAEDSLSLVGYHTGQNATKALDIAVLHYPRIANFTDIDPLVLEHDCHVRFVKKRSELGTPDMIVLPGSKNTLEDLRYMHNNGLIEALIELVEKDGTPVIGICGGYQMLGASITDPVGIESVHRHMKGLNLIKQMTTTLTAHKRTVLVSGHVQFDGQTLLVDGYEIHMGRTERETQGRGHHFIQLSDGEQDGFISEDESIMGTYLHGIFANDQFRHTLLNKLCEKKGMAVSYDRCLYQSVREKSLTTLADVVESHLNMALIEQKMDAFSKR
- the cobT gene encoding nicotinate-nucleotide--dimethylbenzimidazole phosphoribosyltransferase; protein product: MKETINRITPVDKKVGKEVQHHLDNLTKPVGSLGKLEQLAVQLGEITGSTYPIVSPPASLVFAADHGIAAEGVSAYPSEVTAQMVYNFLNGGAAINVLAKKSGASFTLVDIGVNADLVGTGFINQKIRYGTGNFLKEEAMSREEATAAIKVGINVAEQVVEKGARSLILGEMGIGNTTASSALLACITDKEVSEIVGRGTGVSDDILRHKEAVIKQALLLHKPNRHDAIDILTKVGGLEIAGMAGAMLGGSAHRVPILVDGFISTVAANVAVMLAPNVKDYLVFGHLSQEQGHRVALDRLEGSPLLDLNLRLGEGTGAALAFSLLEASVAILTEMASFAEANVSKEKKES